The genome window TTGAACAAACAATTCCTCATCTCCATTCACTGCACCAAGTACCCAAAATAGATTGAGTGATGGTTTTTCTCCACTGAATATATCCTTTTTCTCCACTTATTTGGAGTCCTGGGGCTATCAATGATTGAAGCAGTGCTCATATTCAACAATTATGGTGACCTAGTTGCAAAAGAAATCTTGGGCGTAGCAGAACTAGGCGATTCCATGAAGCGATTCCTGAGCGCACTTTCCGAAATAATCGGTGGGAAAAAGCATTCGTTTCGTGACCATCTCAACCTTGGCAATCGACTTGTCAGCTATATTGCTGATGAAGAACACTCACTCATTACAGTATCTCCCATACTCGCTGACGTTGCTACTTTGGAAGAAGTGCTTACGAAGATTTGGGAGCGCTGTGTCCGTGAAATTGATGGAGTCCCAATCAATAAGGTGATGGCGAAAGCAGTAAACATCGTTTTGAGCCAAGAGATCAAAATTGCTATCTTTGGGCAGCCACGGGTTGGAAAAACTACAATCTCTCGCATGATACTCAAGAAACGCATCCCACTTAGATACGTTTCTACCATCGGTGTCAAGGTGAGACCCGTACCTGGTGGTTTGATTGGGAGTGGGACCGGCATCGTTTTGTGGGATATTGGTGGGCAGCCCAGATTTCGCAGTATGTGGCCTACCTATCTTAGAGGTTCTCAGCTTGTTCTTGTCACAACGGATAGTACCCTTGAAAGCGTATTATGGGCTAGAAAGATGATTCCGCATGTCCGTTCTTGGACTGGTGATGCAGCTCTTTTGGGCGTTGCGAATAAACAGGATCGCCCTGTTGCGCTTACATGTGAGCGAGTTAGTAGTATCTTGGGAATAGATACGATTCCGTTAACAGCACTTGAAATGTTAGACCCTTCCGAACGGTCGCACCTAATCGACGCCATATTGGACAAGCTTGGTTCACCTCGAAATGAACCGTCTTCTAGCCCCTTGGTCTCCTCAACGTGAACTTATACAATGATTTTGAAAAAGAAAGTTAGAGCCCCTGAAGGGCTCTTCCTAGTAATCTATATTTTTTTGGGTTGGCATTCCATCAGTAACTGGTGAAATGCACCATGAAGTACGCCTGGTCATGATCACAGGCGGGACATTTTGCTGGTGGGGTGTCACCCTCGTGTCGATAACCACAGTTAGAACAACGCCACTCAATACTCTCTTCTCGCTTGAGAAGTGTACCATCCTTGAGTTGCTCGGCTAGTGCAATATACCGCTCGTGATGCCACGTTTCGGCTTTCGCGATCATTCTCCATGCAGCTGCAATCCTACTGAAACCCTCTTCCTCTGCAATATCTGCATATCCGGGATACATCTCGGAGAACTCATACTTTTCACCTTCCGCAGCAGATCGCAGATTTTCTTCTGTGTTTGCAAGCGGCCCTGAGGGGAATTCCCAGTCAACTTTCAACATTGGAGTTGCTCCTCCTTCCTTCAGGAATTTGAAGAAGCGTTCTGCATGTTCCTTCTCGTGATTAGCAGTCTCATGAAAAACGTCTGCAATGTGGGGAAAGCCTTCTTT of Candidatus Lokiarchaeota archaeon contains these proteins:
- a CDS encoding rubrerythrin family protein; protein product: MMDLKGTETEKNLLTSFAGESQARMRYTFYASQAKKEGFPHIADVFHETANHEKEHAERFFKFLKEGGATPMLKVDWEFPSGPLANTEENLRSAAEGEKYEFSEMYPGYADIAEEEGFSRIAAAWRMIAKAETWHHERYIALAEQLKDGTLLKREESIEWRCSNCGYRHEGDTPPAKCPACDHDQAYFMVHFTSY